A genomic region of Vitreoscilla filiformis contains the following coding sequences:
- a CDS encoding peptide chain release factor 3 — protein MSAELAQQVRQRRTFAIISHPDAGKTTLTEKLLLFSGAIQIAGSVKARKASRHATSDWMEIEKQRGISVASSVMQMEYRGCTINLLDTPGHQDFSEDTYRVLTAVDAALMVIDAANGVEPQTRRLLQVCRARNTPILTFVNKMDREVQEPLALMDEIERELGMTVVPFTWPVGMAKFFGGVLDLRKDQMRVFTPGEDRVAGTEEIVDGLENPVLSERFGDVYEQAAGEIELVREAAPAFDEAEFLAGHQTPMFFGSAVNNFGVQEVLDALVDLAPAPGERAAIQRVVKPEEPKFTGVVFKIQANMDPAHRDRIAFVRVASGKFTRGMNLKVVRSGKAIRPNTVVTFMSQKRELLEEAYAGDIIGIPNHGVLQLGDTLTEGEALQYTGLPFFAPELFRSVEVADPLKTKQLRAGLTQLGEEGAIQVFRPMAGSVLLLGAVGQLQFEVVAHRLEHEYGVKARIMPARFNVARWVTCDPADGGDVELKRFVDHNSHRLALDAVDAPTLLLEYAGELRAIQENWPKIKFHALREHAGLVFQRQLEG, from the coding sequence ATGTCTGCCGAACTCGCCCAACAGGTGCGCCAGCGCCGCACCTTCGCCATCATTTCCCACCCTGACGCCGGTAAAACCACGCTGACGGAAAAGCTGCTGCTGTTCTCCGGCGCGATTCAAATTGCCGGCTCGGTCAAGGCGCGCAAGGCCAGCCGCCACGCCACCTCCGACTGGATGGAAATCGAAAAGCAGCGCGGCATCTCGGTGGCCTCCAGCGTGATGCAGATGGAATATCGGGGCTGCACCATCAACCTGCTGGACACCCCAGGCCACCAGGACTTCTCCGAAGACACCTACCGCGTGCTCACGGCTGTGGATGCGGCGCTGATGGTGATCGACGCGGCCAACGGTGTCGAACCGCAAACGCGGCGCTTGTTGCAGGTGTGCCGGGCGCGTAACACGCCGATCCTCACCTTCGTCAACAAGATGGACCGCGAGGTGCAAGAGCCTTTGGCCTTGATGGACGAGATCGAGCGCGAGCTGGGCATGACGGTGGTGCCCTTCACCTGGCCGGTCGGCATGGCCAAATTCTTCGGCGGTGTGCTGGACTTGCGCAAGGATCAGATGCGCGTCTTCACCCCCGGTGAAGACCGCGTGGCGGGCACCGAGGAAATCGTGGACGGCCTTGAGAACCCGGTGCTGTCCGAACGCTTCGGGGATGTGTATGAGCAGGCCGCCGGCGAAATCGAGCTGGTGCGCGAAGCCGCTCCGGCTTTCGACGAAGCTGAGTTTTTGGCCGGCCACCAAACGCCGATGTTCTTCGGTTCTGCGGTGAACAACTTCGGGGTGCAAGAGGTGCTGGATGCGCTGGTCGATCTGGCACCAGCGCCGGGCGAGCGGGCGGCGATCCAGCGCGTGGTCAAGCCGGAAGAACCGAAGTTCACGGGGGTGGTGTTCAAAATCCAAGCCAACATGGACCCGGCGCACCGCGACCGCATCGCTTTTGTGCGTGTGGCTTCGGGCAAATTCACCCGGGGCATGAATTTGAAGGTGGTGCGCTCGGGCAAGGCGATTCGCCCGAACACGGTGGTGACCTTCATGAGCCAGAAGCGCGAATTGCTGGAAGAAGCGTACGCGGGGGACATCATCGGCATCCCGAACCACGGCGTGCTGCAACTGGGCGACACGCTCACCGAAGGCGAAGCGCTGCAATACACGGGGCTGCCGTTTTTTGCGCCCGAGCTGTTCCGCTCGGTGGAAGTGGCCGACCCGCTGAAAACCAAGCAATTGCGCGCAGGTTTGACGCAATTGGGTGAAGAAGGCGCGATTCAGGTGTTCCGCCCGATGGCTGGCAGCGTGCTGCTGCTGGGCGCTGTGGGCCAGCTTCAGTTTGAAGTGGTGGCGCACCGGCTGGAGCATGAATATGGGGTGAAGGCGCGCATCATGCCGGCGCGTTTTAATGTGGCGCGCTGGGTGACCTGCGATCCGGCCGATGGTGGTGACGTCGAGTTGAAGCGTTTCGTTGACCACAACAGCCACCGCCTGGCGCTGGATGCCGTCGATGCCCCGACGCTGCTGCTGGAATATGCCGGGGAGTTGCGTGCGATTCAGGAGAATTGGCCGAAGATCAAGTTCCACGCGCTGCGCGAGCATGCGGGGTTGGTGTTTCAGAGGCAGTTGGAAGGGTGA
- a CDS encoding AbrB family transcriptional regulator: MNGWDRLNGHLARASQPARISITLALAGAAGALAALLHLPLPWMLGPLLLSAGLSMNGVALAASRRLRDVGQWAIGTTLGLYFTPTMLHAMAQVSWAIALGVVWALGLSYGFYRFLLWRHAAEAATGGFHPSSAFFAAATGGASEMALLAERHGAQVDRVAAAHSLRVLLVVTLIPLAFQFSGLHGLDAVPPAVRDVRPTGLLWLIVLTASACWVMLKLDRPSPFVLGSLLVTVLLTANEVTLSALPLAFTNLGQVFIGVALGTRFTPTFLRSGPRWLLSVAVGTLGMIGLSALFAVGLGALAGLHPATVVLGTSPGGIAEMSLTARTLQLGVPMVTAFHVVRYLVVLMLTGWLWRLEAWRLARR, encoded by the coding sequence ATGAACGGTTGGGATCGGTTGAACGGGCACCTGGCCCGTGCTTCCCAGCCGGCCCGCATCTCGATCACCCTCGCGCTGGCCGGCGCGGCGGGGGCGCTGGCAGCGCTGCTGCATTTGCCCTTGCCGTGGATGCTCGGCCCCTTGTTGCTGAGTGCGGGCCTGAGCATGAACGGCGTGGCGCTGGCGGCCTCGCGCCGGCTGCGGGACGTGGGGCAGTGGGCCATCGGCACCACGCTGGGCCTGTACTTCACCCCGACGATGCTGCACGCCATGGCGCAGGTGAGTTGGGCCATCGCGCTGGGGGTGGTGTGGGCGCTGGGGCTGAGTTACGGCTTCTACCGTTTTTTGCTGTGGCGTCACGCGGCGGAGGCTGCGACGGGCGGGTTTCACCCTTCGTCGGCGTTTTTTGCGGCGGCCACGGGCGGGGCGTCGGAGATGGCTTTGCTGGCGGAACGCCACGGCGCCCAAGTGGATCGGGTGGCGGCGGCGCATTCGCTGCGGGTGTTGCTGGTGGTGACGCTCATCCCGCTGGCGTTTCAGTTCTCAGGTTTGCACGGGCTGGATGCGGTGCCCCCAGCGGTGCGGGATGTGCGCCCCACCGGCCTGCTGTGGCTGATCGTCCTGACGGCCAGCGCCTGCTGGGTGATGCTCAAACTGGATCGGCCCAGCCCTTTTGTGCTGGGTTCGCTGCTGGTGACGGTGCTGCTCACCGCCAATGAGGTGACGCTGTCGGCACTGCCGCTGGCGTTCACCAACCTCGGGCAGGTGTTCATCGGGGTGGCGCTGGGCACCCGTTTCACGCCCACGTTTTTGCGCAGTGGGCCGCGCTGGTTGTTGAGCGTGGCCGTGGGCACGCTGGGGATGATCGGGCTGTCGGCGCTGTTCGCGGTGGGCCTGGGGGCGCTGGCTGGATTGCATCCGGCCACGGTGGTGCTGGGCACCTCTCCCGGGGGCATTGCCGAGATGAGCCTCACAGCGCGCACCTTGCAGCTGGGGGTGCCGATGGTGACGGCTTTCCATGTCGTGCGCTACTTGGTGGTGTTGATGCTGACAGGCTGGCTGTGGCGGCTCGAAGCGTGGCGGCTGGCCCGCCGATAA
- a CDS encoding alkene reductase produces MNLTLDTPCQVGDIALASRLVMAPLTRNRAFGQVPTPMMATYYRQRANPATGAGLIVTEATPISPMAHGYLDTPGLHTPEQIAAWREVTDAIHAEGGKVVVQLWHVGRISHTSLLPDGAAPVSASARRANSKTYIQGGFADVSAPRALATEELPGIVADYAQAARNAIEAGFDGVEIHAANGYLLEQFLRDSVNDRTDAYGGTIDHRARLLVEVTEAIVAAIGGGRTGLRLSPISPANDIGQDSNPQALFEHVARQLAPLQLAYVHVVEGATGGPRDLSAQGLTFDYAALRAAFRSAQGHAPAWMVNNGYTAALAAQVLADGSADLVAFGKPFIANPDLGRRLREGAALNALDVRTLYGGGEAGYLTYPTLA; encoded by the coding sequence ATGAACCTCACCCTTGATACCCCTTGCCAGGTCGGCGACATCGCCCTGGCCTCGCGCCTGGTGATGGCGCCGCTGACCCGCAACCGCGCTTTCGGCCAAGTGCCCACGCCGATGATGGCCACCTACTACCGCCAGCGCGCCAACCCGGCCACCGGCGCCGGCCTCATCGTCACCGAAGCCACGCCCATCAGCCCGATGGCGCATGGCTATCTGGACACCCCCGGCCTGCACACGCCCGAACAGATCGCCGCTTGGCGGGAGGTGACGGACGCCATCCACGCCGAAGGCGGCAAGGTGGTGGTGCAGTTGTGGCACGTGGGGCGCATTTCGCACACGTCGCTGTTGCCGGACGGGGCGGCCCCGGTGTCCGCCAGCGCCCGGCGGGCGAACAGCAAGACCTACATCCAAGGCGGTTTCGCCGATGTGTCGGCGCCGCGTGCGTTGGCCACCGAGGAATTGCCTGGCATCGTGGCCGATTACGCCCAAGCCGCCCGCAACGCCATCGAAGCGGGTTTTGACGGTGTCGAAATCCACGCCGCCAACGGTTACTTGCTCGAACAGTTCCTGCGCGACAGCGTCAACGACCGCACCGATGCCTATGGCGGCACCATCGACCACCGCGCCCGCTTGTTGGTCGAAGTCACCGAAGCGATCGTGGCGGCCATCGGGGGCGGGCGCACGGGTCTGCGCCTGTCGCCCATCAGCCCCGCCAACGACATCGGCCAAGACTCGAACCCGCAAGCGCTGTTCGAACACGTTGCCCGCCAATTGGCGCCGCTGCAACTGGCTTATGTCCACGTCGTGGAAGGTGCCACGGGCGGCCCGCGTGACTTGTCGGCGCAAGGTCTCACCTTTGATTACGCTGCGTTGCGCGCCGCTTTCCGCAGTGCCCAGGGTCACGCGCCGGCTTGGATGGTGAACAACGGCTACACCGCCGCCCTGGCCGCCCAGGTGCTGGCCGACGGAAGCGCCGATCTGGTGGCCTTTGGCAAGCCCTTCATCGCCAACCCGGATTTGGGCCGGCGCCTGCGCGAAGGCGCTGCCCTGAACGCCTTGGACGTGCGCACGCTCTACGGCGGCGGCGAAGCCGGCTACCTCACTTATCCGACCTTGGCGTGA
- a CDS encoding GDSL-type esterase/lipase family protein translates to MAASNAALSAPTAPSLLPLARVQVRLPSGPTHSTVVADLSCPSVATPSAVASRAARPAAPPASDPLDIPDADSVAASLRDLARDAANGNPLAFAPAQDRLDDVLRGLTAGRRTPLRVAIWGDSHLAAGFFTDTLVRQTGLPPERVQASFLPGSINRPGIRLPLRRSCLSAGWRHEPGYLSGNGTAPGPGLVNLSTSEAGSWLALDLRNAAGQPERRPLRLLYQQTPTPIQLAISLDGGQEYMIELPGGPAGPAALDLLRDTPVTQLRLRLLQGALRWHGLAFGAAPAGASPALILDVFGYPGATANAWRQADLAYLGNWFQDTRYDVVMLEYGTNEGNVRSLDGPTYQQNLRQAVGKLRTLFPQAACVLIAPGDRGTLVRRGSAGSEDLLRFSRIHADIGRLQHQVAQDFGCKVWSMQTAMGGLGSAYQWVRQTPALMARDLIHFSVPGYQQLARQFFSELGWDRVDWARVGIAAPALAEVEATDAVALSASQAASGLTPEGTSASQVQ, encoded by the coding sequence ATGGCCGCGTCGAATGCGGCGCTGTCGGCCCCCACTGCGCCGTCCTTGCTGCCACTGGCTCGGGTTCAGGTGCGTTTACCCAGCGGGCCGACCCACAGCACGGTCGTGGCCGATCTGAGCTGCCCCAGCGTGGCCACGCCCAGCGCGGTGGCCAGCCGCGCCGCCCGCCCGGCAGCGCCCCCGGCGTCCGATCCGCTCGACATTCCGGACGCGGACAGCGTCGCCGCCTCCTTGCGCGATCTGGCCCGCGACGCTGCCAACGGCAATCCGCTGGCCTTCGCCCCCGCGCAAGACCGGCTGGACGACGTGCTGCGCGGCCTGACTGCGGGCCGTCGCACCCCCTTGCGCGTGGCGATCTGGGGCGACAGCCACTTGGCCGCCGGATTTTTCACCGACACCTTGGTGCGTCAAACGGGGCTGCCGCCTGAGCGGGTGCAGGCTTCTTTCCTGCCGGGCAGCATCAACCGACCGGGGATTCGCCTGCCGTTGCGGCGCAGTTGTTTGTCTGCTGGTTGGCGGCATGAGCCGGGTTATCTCAGCGGCAACGGCACCGCACCGGGGCCGGGTTTGGTCAACCTCAGCACCAGTGAGGCGGGATCGTGGCTGGCGCTGGACTTGCGCAACGCCGCCGGGCAACCCGAACGCCGCCCGCTGCGCTTGCTGTACCAGCAAACGCCCACCCCGATTCAACTCGCCATCAGCCTGGATGGGGGGCAGGAGTACATGATCGAACTGCCCGGTGGCCCCGCCGGCCCCGCCGCACTCGATCTGCTGCGCGACACCCCTGTGACGCAACTGCGCTTGCGCCTTCTGCAAGGGGCCTTGCGTTGGCACGGACTGGCGTTCGGGGCGGCCCCGGCAGGCGCGTCCCCGGCGCTGATCTTGGATGTGTTTGGCTACCCCGGGGCCACCGCCAACGCTTGGCGCCAAGCCGACCTGGCCTATCTGGGCAACTGGTTCCAAGACACCCGCTACGACGTGGTGATGCTCGAATATGGCACCAACGAAGGCAATGTGCGCAGCCTCGACGGCCCCACGTACCAACAGAACCTGCGTCAAGCCGTGGGCAAGCTGCGCACGCTGTTTCCCCAGGCGGCCTGTGTGCTGATTGCCCCCGGTGATCGCGGCACGCTGGTGCGGCGCGGCAGTGCCGGTTCGGAGGATTTGCTGCGCTTTTCACGCATCCACGCCGACATCGGGCGCTTGCAGCACCAAGTGGCACAGGACTTCGGTTGCAAAGTCTGGAGCATGCAAACCGCCATGGGCGGCCTGGGCAGTGCCTATCAGTGGGTGCGCCAAACCCCAGCGTTGATGGCCCGCGATTTGATCCACTTCAGCGTGCCGGGTTACCAGCAGTTGGCCCGGCAGTTTTTCAGCGAACTGGGTTGGGATCGGGTGGACTGGGCGCGTGTCGGCATCGCTGCCCCTGCACTGGCCGAGGTCGAGGCCACCGACGCGGTGGCCCTGAGCGCCTCCCAAGCCGCCTCCGGACTGACCCCAGAGGGCACCTCGGCATCGCAGGTGCAGTAG
- a CDS encoding SGNH/GDSL hydrolase family protein: MSDSSAPGAPQLSAMLLCIGLLTGWAGQDSLERYFDARYHLTLADGWRAWLSHDEDADTEDPSADASTPSASSALDGLPTPPQPMTAPSDLVAASGPPPSLGSKKKSRQVYVVRALPMGMFLPSLQQQKLSPGPQRILFAGDSLMQGVAPLVIRTLSQRHPDWESFDLSRQSTGLTVKRYFDWPARIIEEIDAKKLTLVVVFLGPNDPWDIYEPGRHLVFPSPQWAEHYASRVDEVLNHAKTRGVRVIWVGLPSMRDGRVRDGAIVQNYVFSERARAHGTDYLATEGLIGPLSLPFKRTLDDTPPVLDLRAADGIHFTAAGLRKISTALLAHIAAATPSP; the protein is encoded by the coding sequence ATGAGCGATTCGAGCGCCCCGGGCGCACCGCAACTCAGCGCCATGCTGCTGTGCATCGGCCTGCTCACCGGCTGGGCCGGGCAAGACTCGTTGGAGCGCTATTTCGATGCGCGCTACCACCTCACCCTGGCCGACGGGTGGCGGGCTTGGCTTTCCCACGACGAAGACGCCGACACCGAAGACCCCAGTGCCGACGCCAGCACTCCCTCCGCTTCCTCGGCCCTGGACGGGCTGCCGACCCCACCCCAACCCATGACCGCCCCTTCGGACTTGGTCGCCGCCAGCGGCCCGCCGCCCAGCCTGGGCAGCAAGAAAAAAAGCCGGCAGGTGTACGTTGTGCGCGCTTTGCCGATGGGGATGTTCCTGCCGTCGCTCCAACAGCAAAAACTCTCCCCGGGCCCGCAGCGCATCTTGTTTGCGGGCGATTCACTCATGCAAGGGGTGGCGCCCTTGGTGATCCGCACCCTGAGCCAGCGCCATCCCGATTGGGAGAGTTTTGATTTGAGTCGCCAAAGCACGGGCCTGACGGTCAAGCGCTACTTTGATTGGCCGGCACGCATCATCGAGGAAATCGATGCCAAGAAACTCACCTTGGTGGTCGTCTTCCTCGGCCCGAACGATCCCTGGGACATTTACGAGCCGGGCCGCCATCTGGTTTTTCCCTCACCGCAGTGGGCCGAACACTACGCCAGCCGGGTCGATGAGGTGCTGAACCACGCCAAAACGCGGGGCGTGCGGGTGATCTGGGTCGGGCTGCCATCGATGCGCGACGGTCGGGTGCGCGATGGGGCCATCGTGCAAAACTATGTGTTCTCCGAACGCGCCCGCGCCCACGGCACCGACTATCTGGCCACCGAAGGGCTGATCGGCCCGTTGTCCCTGCCCTTCAAACGCACGTTGGACGACACGCCCCCCGTGCTCGACTTGCGCGCCGCCGATGGCATTCACTTCACCGCCGCCGGTTTGCGCAAAATTTCGACCGCGCTGCTGGCCCACATCGCCGCAGCCACCCCCTCGCCATGA
- a CDS encoding MBOAT family O-acyltransferase yields MSFVSPEFALLALLFFPLYWALARWPRWQLAGLTLCGYGLYATWSLSLAGVLLGYSVAVWALGRWIAPPADLIGPPSRRRLALGVGLVLAVLFLVLAKYYEFLRASLATLLAAWGSHLPLPVLDMVTPVGVSFFTFQAITYLVSMAQPGATPRPPGQVLLFLGFWPTLFAGPILRAEPFFAQVDAGRFGRPHEAWRALYLILLGLAQKLVCASWLAETFADPVFRYPEQHAGLAVLAGMVGYALQIFLDFSGYTLIVTGLGLLLGFELPLNFQQPYLARNLQGFWQRWHMSLSSFIRDYIYIPLGGRHGSWARTQWHVMAAMLISGAWHGANWTFIVWGALHGLGMVAFNLWRDRAWPVWPAWLARGLTLSFVTLAWLFFRADSLDQAWLLLTQLPATLPQWARAGDMPVHGLVLFACLFFWFSRHAQTLEHWAVRLLQTLGPIGAVPVLSALLWLLIQLGPDGVPSFIYYRF; encoded by the coding sequence ATGAGTTTTGTTTCCCCCGAATTTGCGCTGCTGGCGCTGCTGTTTTTCCCGCTGTATTGGGCCTTGGCACGCTGGCCACGCTGGCAACTGGCCGGGCTGACGCTGTGCGGTTACGGTTTGTATGCCACTTGGTCGCTGTCTTTGGCGGGGGTGCTGTTGGGCTACAGCGTGGCGGTGTGGGCGCTGGGGCGCTGGATCGCCCCGCCCGCCGACTTGATCGGCCCGCCGTCACGGCGACGCCTGGCCCTGGGGGTGGGTTTGGTGCTGGCCGTGCTGTTCTTGGTGCTGGCCAAGTATTACGAGTTTTTGCGCGCCAGCCTGGCCACGCTGCTGGCCGCCTGGGGCAGCCACTTGCCCCTGCCGGTGTTGGACATGGTGACCCCCGTGGGCGTGTCCTTTTTCACCTTCCAGGCCATCACGTATTTGGTGAGCATGGCCCAGCCTGGCGCCACGCCGCGCCCGCCGGGTCAGGTGCTGTTGTTCCTGGGGTTTTGGCCGACGTTGTTTGCCGGGCCCATCTTGCGGGCCGAGCCCTTTTTCGCCCAGGTGGATGCGGGCCGCTTTGGCCGTCCGCACGAGGCTTGGCGCGCCCTGTACCTGATCCTGCTGGGGTTGGCGCAAAAACTGGTGTGCGCCTCGTGGCTGGCAGAAACCTTCGCCGACCCGGTGTTTCGTTACCCCGAACAACACGCTGGCCTGGCGGTGTTGGCCGGCATGGTGGGTTATGCCTTGCAGATTTTTTTGGATTTCAGCGGCTACACCCTCATCGTCACCGGGCTGGGGCTGCTGCTGGGGTTTGAGCTGCCGCTCAACTTCCAGCAACCCTATTTGGCCCGCAACCTCCAGGGGTTTTGGCAGCGCTGGCACATGTCCTTGTCCAGTTTCATCCGCGATTACATCTACATCCCGCTCGGGGGGCGGCACGGCAGTTGGGCTCGCACCCAATGGCATGTGATGGCCGCCATGCTCATCAGCGGTGCCTGGCATGGGGCGAACTGGACGTTCATCGTCTGGGGGGCTTTGCACGGGCTGGGCATGGTGGCGTTCAACTTGTGGCGCGACCGGGCTTGGCCGGTGTGGCCAGCATGGCTGGCTCGGGGGCTGACGCTGAGTTTTGTCACCCTGGCCTGGCTGTTTTTCCGCGCCGACTCGCTGGATCAAGCCTGGCTGTTGCTGACCCAATTGCCGGCAACGCTCCCGCAGTGGGCCCGCGCTGGGGACATGCCCGTGCATGGCCTGGTGCTGTTCGCGTGCCTCTTTTTCTGGTTCAGCCGCCACGCCCAGACGCTGGAACACTGGGCGGTGCGCCTGCTGCAAACCCTGGGGCCGATCGGGGCGGTGCCGGTGCTGAGTGCGCTGCTCTGGCTGCTCATCCAACTCGGGCCCGACGGGGTGCCCAGTTTTATTTACTACCGTTTCTGA
- a CDS encoding 23S rRNA (adenine(2030)-N(6))-methyltransferase RlmJ gives MLAYRHAFHAGNHADVLKHLVLAQVLQYMVDKGKPFRYIDTHAGAGGYLLKGAQAQKNAEYREGIGRLWSRADMPAPVADYVRLVHDFNLPGPDEQGNPPVIEKGYTPPLALYPGSPSIARALLTPGDALRLFELHPADARTLMTHFGGRRNAQILNEDGFAGLKSQLPPTPRRAVVLMDPSYELVGDYGKTVAALRDAMTRFAEGVYMVWYPQVSRVEAVQLPKRLSALAPKGWLHVRMTVAQPNRQGFGLSGSGMFILNPPWTLHATLEAVLPWLTQQLAQFDGASYHLEYQPA, from the coding sequence ATGCTGGCTTACCGTCACGCTTTCCACGCCGGCAACCACGCCGATGTCCTCAAACACCTGGTGTTGGCGCAGGTGTTGCAGTACATGGTGGACAAAGGCAAACCCTTTCGGTACATCGACACCCACGCCGGGGCCGGCGGTTATTTGCTCAAGGGCGCGCAGGCGCAGAAAAATGCCGAGTACCGCGAAGGCATTGGCCGACTCTGGAGTCGGGCCGACATGCCAGCCCCCGTGGCCGATTACGTGCGCTTGGTTCACGATTTCAACCTGCCCGGCCCCGATGAACAGGGCAACCCGCCCGTGATCGAGAAAGGTTACACGCCGCCGCTGGCGCTGTACCCCGGTTCCCCGTCGATCGCCCGGGCTTTGTTGACGCCGGGTGATGCCCTGCGCTTGTTCGAGCTGCACCCCGCCGACGCACGCACGCTGATGACCCACTTCGGCGGGCGGCGCAACGCCCAAATCTTGAACGAGGATGGTTTTGCGGGTTTGAAATCCCAATTGCCGCCGACGCCGCGCCGGGCGGTGGTGCTCATGGACCCGTCTTACGAGCTGGTGGGGGATTACGGCAAAACCGTGGCCGCCCTGCGCGACGCCATGACGCGGTTTGCTGAAGGGGTGTATATGGTGTGGTATCCGCAAGTCAGCCGGGTGGAGGCGGTGCAGTTGCCCAAGCGCTTGTCGGCGTTGGCACCGAAGGGGTGGCTGCACGTCCGCATGACCGTGGCGCAGCCAAACCGCCAAGGGTTTGGGTTGAGCGGCAGTGGCATGTTCATCCTCAACCCGCCGTGGACGCTGCACGCCACGCTAGAAGCCGTGCTGCCGTGGTTGACCCAGCAGTTGGCACAGTTCGATGGTGCCAGTTATCACCTGGAATATCAGCCGGCGTGA
- a CDS encoding metallophosphoesterase encodes MRIQLLSDLHLETETFTPEPAPDAEVLVLAGDIDSTWAGLSHFADWPVPVLMVAGNHEFDRRELADAWAGLHERCAALGLILLEHRDIVLTGDDGRRVRFLGTVRWSDFDLFGPAERPRAMRAASYFQKVQQSTVNGGQPFDAAAVREAGLADRAWLADALRPTAAPPPWDAQVVITHFAPSLRSADPRFGRQPGTASFCNADDDLLPLADLWLHGHVHCRHDHTVPRTAGMTPTRVVCNARGMVRKGEATGFEALRTLRV; translated from the coding sequence ATGCGCATCCAGTTGCTGTCCGATCTTCACTTAGAGACGGAAACGTTCACCCCCGAACCCGCCCCCGATGCCGAGGTGCTGGTGCTGGCGGGGGACATCGACAGCACCTGGGCCGGTTTGTCCCACTTTGCGGACTGGCCGGTGCCCGTGCTCATGGTCGCCGGGAACCACGAATTTGACCGGCGTGAGCTGGCCGACGCCTGGGCCGGTTTGCACGAACGCTGCGCGGCCCTGGGCTTGATTTTGCTGGAGCACCGGGACATCGTCCTCACGGGAGACGATGGCCGGCGCGTGCGTTTCCTCGGCACCGTGCGCTGGAGCGACTTTGACCTGTTTGGCCCCGCCGAACGGCCACGGGCCATGCGTGCGGCCAGCTATTTTCAAAAAGTGCAACAAAGCACGGTGAACGGTGGTCAGCCGTTCGATGCCGCTGCGGTACGCGAGGCGGGTTTGGCCGATCGCGCTTGGTTGGCCGACGCTTTGCGCCCCACCGCCGCGCCTCCACCTTGGGATGCTCAAGTGGTCATCACCCACTTCGCGCCCAGCCTGCGCAGTGCCGATCCGCGCTTTGGCCGCCAACCTGGCACGGCCAGCTTTTGCAACGCAGACGACGATTTGCTGCCCCTGGCGGATCTGTGGCTGCACGGCCATGTGCATTGCCGCCACGACCACACCGTGCCACGCACGGCGGGCATGACCCCAACCCGCGTGGTTTGCAACGCTCGGGGCATGGTGCGTAAAGGCGAGGCCACAGGGTTTGAGGCCCTGCGCACCCTCAGAGTGTGA
- a CDS encoding YidB family protein, whose protein sequence is MGWLDAIASTGLKELASSPQAAQLLAQYLGQPSIGGLPKLTELFNAQGLGAILQSWLGQGGALPISAEQLQAVLGSDVIQAIASKVGIDPAQAVQTVMTLLPQAVQLLASGKEGESGVGGLLAQGLSLFGKS, encoded by the coding sequence ATGGGATGGTTAGACGCAATCGCTTCCACGGGCCTGAAAGAATTGGCCAGCTCACCCCAAGCTGCCCAATTGCTGGCGCAGTACTTGGGCCAACCCAGCATCGGGGGCTTGCCCAAACTGACCGAACTGTTCAATGCTCAGGGCTTGGGTGCGATCCTGCAATCGTGGTTGGGTCAAGGTGGCGCTTTGCCCATCAGTGCAGAACAACTGCAAGCCGTGCTCGGCTCCGACGTGATCCAAGCCATTGCCAGCAAGGTGGGCATCGACCCCGCCCAAGCGGTGCAAACCGTGATGACCCTGCTGCCGCAAGCCGTGCAACTGCTGGCCTCGGGCAAAGAGGGTGAGTCGGGCGTCGGCGGGCTGCTGGCGCAAGGGCTGTCCCTGTTCGGCAAGTCCTGA